Genomic DNA from Halobaculum sp. CBA1158:
GTACACGAGCGAGATGCCGAACGCGAACACCGCAGACGACAGCGCGCCGATGAGGAAGTACTTCATGCCGGCCTCGACGGAGCCGGCGTCGCGCTTCAGGTACGCGACCAACGCGTACGAGGGCAGCGACGCCAGTTCCAGGGCGATGAACGCCGTCGCCAGGGAGTTGGCCGCCGCCATCAACGCCATCCCGGTCGCCGCGAACAGCACCAGCGAGTAGAACTCCGCCTGGTACTCGCGGTCGTGGAGGTAGTCGTAGCTCGCGACCACGACGAGCGCCGTGACGGAGGCGAACAGCGCCTGGAAGAACAGCGCCATCCCGTCGACGATGAGCGCGTCGCCGAACAGGCTGATCGCGCCGTCGGTGCTCGGTTGGCCGGTGCCCGCCGAGAGGAACCAGCCCGCGAGCCCCAGCGAGGCCAGCGCGCCGACGGTTCCGATCCCGGCCAACAGCGCCGGGCGGCCGTCGTCGGGGTCGACGCTGTCGACGACTATCAAGAGCAGTCCCGTCACAGCCAGCGCCAGCGCCGGCGCGAGCGCGGTCCACTGGGGAAGCTGGTCGCCCTGCAGGAGCACCGGCTCCATCAGGCACCACCCCCGACGACCGCGACCACCGGCTCGATCGCGTCAGTGATCATCTCGAAGAAGATGCTCGGCGCGACGCCGAGCGCGATGGTGCAAAGCAGCAGCACCGCCAGCGGTGCCACGTCGTGGAACGCCGCTCGGTGCACCTCGTAGTCGGTCTCCAGACGGAACTCGCCGAACAGCGTCCGCTGCATCGCGAACAGCAGGTAGCCCGCCACGATGACGATGCCGAACATCGACGCCGCGGTGAAAAGCGGTGCCGACGGGATCACCGTCGAGGCGAACGCCCCCTGGAAGATGAAGTACTCGGCGGCGAAGCCGGCCATGAGCGGGAGGCCCATGTAGCCGAACGCGCCGGCGACGAGGATGCCGACCGTGATCGGCATCCGGTCGGCCATCCCGGACATGTCGCCCACCATGCGCGTGTGGGTGACGTTGTAGATGACGCCGACCGCCATGAACATCAGCCCCGAGATGAGCCCGTGAGCGACCATCTGGAACGTCGCGCCGCCGATGCCCAGGCCCGTGTAGGCGACGAGCCCGAGGATGACGTACCCCATCGAGGAGACCGAAGAGTACGCGACGATGCGCTTGAGGTCCTGCTGGGCCAGCGCGAGCATCGCGCCGTAGATGACCGATATCACCGCGATCGCGGCGATGACGGTCGCCACCAGCGGGCGCGTCGCCACGTCCGGCAGCATCGTGAAGTTGAATCGCAACAGCGCGTACGTCCCCATCTTCAGGAGGACGCCCGCCAGCATCACCGACACCGGCGTCGGAGCCTCGACGTGGGCGTCCGGCAGCCACGTGTGGAACGGAACCACGGGCACCTTCACCGCGAAGCCCGCGAACATGGCCGCGAACGCCGCGAGCTTCAGCGCGTCGGCGGACAGACCGAGGTAGTTCAGGTCGGCCAGCCCGCCGTTCTGCAGCGACTGTGTTATCTCCGGTAGCCCGAAGGAGCTGACGGGGAGGTTGAACACCAGCGCCATGAACCCGATGAACATGACGAGGCTGGCGATGTTCGTGTACACGAAGAACTTGATCGCGGCGTACTTCCGGCGCGGGCCGCCCCACACGCCGATGAGGAAGTACATCGGGACCAGCACGGCCTCCCAGAAGACGAACCACAGGAAGAAGTCGAGCGCGGTGAACACGCCCAGCAGGTTCGCCTCCATGAACAGCATGAGGCCGTAGAACTGCGACTGGCGCGTGTCGATGGGCGTCCACGCCGACACGATCGCCAGCGAGGACAGCACCGTCGACAGCACGACCAACGGGAGGCTGATGCCGTCGACGCCGACGAACCACTGGAGCTCGTAGCCGGCGACGGTCAGCCAGTCGAGTTGCGTCTGGTAGGCGATGCTCCCGGCCATGAGCGCGTTCCCGCCGCCGTCGAAGCCGGCCCACATGTACAGGCTCCCGACGACCGGCAGGAGGCTCAGCGCGAACGCGAGCCTGCCGGCGTACTCGTCGGGCGCAAGCATGACGACCAGCGCCGCGAGGAACGTCACTCCGATGAGTGCTTCGATTATCACAGTAACCACCCCCCGAGGAGGCCGAAGACCACAAGCAGCACCGTCAGTCCCAGCGTCACCATCGCCGCGTAGTTACTCACGACGCCCGTCTGGATGCGCCGGATGCGCGACCCGGAGAACAGGCTCACGCTGGAGACGGCGTTGACCGCGCCGTCGACGACGCCCTGGTCGAAGGTGTCGGCGGCGCGAGCGAGCGGGAGGGCGACCCGCTCGGCGATGTACACCTGGTACTCGTCCTGATAGTAGTTGTCGTACAGCAGGTCCTTGAGGGAGCCGAGCTTGTCGGTGTGTTCGACGGGCTCCGGAACCGCGTACAGGCGGTAGGCGAGCCCCAGGCCCGAGAGCGCCAGCCCGAGCGACACCGCCGCGCCCAGCAGGACCGTCGTCACCTCCCCGCCGATGTACGCCGAGGAGTACGGGTCGATGTCGGCGTAGTGGTGGACCGACAGGTCCGTGTACCCCATGTCGAGCCACGTGTGCAGGAAGTCCACGTGTGCGCCCGTGAGCGCGCGGACGGGGGCGAGGTTGACCACGCCCGCGCCGGCCGCGAGCACGCCGAGCACAGCCAGCGGCAGCTTCACGTTCCAGCGAACAGCCTCCGGCGACTCCGCCTGCTCGGTTCGGGCGTCGCCGTGGAAGGTGAGGAACACCATCCGGAACGTGTAGAACGCGGTGACCGGCACGGCGAGCAGGCCGAAGACGTAGCCGAGCAGCAGGAGCGGCTGACCGTCCAGTCCGTGGATCAGCGTCTCGTAGAGGATCTCGTCTTTCGACCAGAAGCCGGCGAACGGGAAGATGCCCGCCAGCGCCAGCGATCCCGCGAGGAACGAGTAGTAGGTGACGGGCATCTTGTCCTTCAGCCCGCCCATGTCCCACATGTTCTCGTTGTGGTGCATCGCGAGGATGACCGACCCGGCGCCGAGGAACAGCAGCGCCTTGAAGAACGCGTGGGTGAGCAGGTGGAACGTCGCGGCCACGTAGCCGCCCGCGCCCAGCGCGAGCATCATGTAGCCGTACTGCGAGATGGTGGAGTACGCGAGCACCTGCTTCAGTTCGCGTTTCACGATGCCCATCGTGCCGGCGAACAGCGCCGTGAAGCCGCCGACCAGCGCGATGACGCCCAGCGCCGTCGGCGACACCGCATAGAAGCCGTACATCCGCGCGACGAGGTAGACCCCGGCGGCGACCATCGTCGCGGCGTGGATGAGCGCCGAGACCGGCGTCGGACCCTCCATCGCGTCGGGGAGCCACGTGTGTAGCGGGAACTGCGCGGACTTACCGATCACGCCGCCGAGCACGAGCAGGCCGACGACGGTGAACCACGCCTCGGTGCCGAGTCCGAGGAACGTGTTCGCGGCGAACTCACCCGCCAGCGCCTGTTCGGCCAGCACCGGGAAGCCGGGGGCGGCCTCGGTACCGACGAACTGCGCGGTGCCGAACGTCGCGAACACGGCGACGACGCCGATCAGGAAGAAGTAGTCGCCGAAGCGGGTGACGAGGAACGCCTTTTTCGCGGCCGACGGCGGGCCGGGCTCGCGGAAGTGGAAGCCGATGAGGAGATACGAGCACAGCCCCACCAGCTCGAAGAACATGAACGCCATGAGCAGGTTGTCGGCGACGACGAACCCGAGCATGGAGGCGGTGAACAGGCCGAGTCCGGCGTAGTACCGCGGGAGCCCCGTCTGCCCGTCGTCGTTCATGTATCCCAGCGAGAACACGTGCACCAGCAGCGCGACGAGCGTCACGATGACGAGCATCATCGACGACAGCGGGTCGATGAGCACGCCGAACGTGAGTTCGAGCGCCCCGTCGTCGGGGACGGCCCCAACGGCCCACGTGTAGATGGTCGCGTCGTACTCGTCTCCGCCCGCGACTGTGGCGGCCATCGCGATCGAGAGGACGAGCGACCCGGCGGTCGCCGCGATGCCGGGGATCGCCCCGCCCTTCGGCAGCAGGTCACGCCCGGAGATGGCCGTCCCGATCGCGATCAGGAACGAGAGGAACGGGAGCAGTACGATGGCCGGCGCGAAGTCGAAGATTCCTGCCATTTGTTACCACCTCATCGTCGTCGCTTCGGTCACGTCGATCTCCTTGAAGTTGCGGTACAGCACGAGGATGATCCCGATGCCGATTGCGACTTCCGCGGCCGCGAGCGCCATCGTGAACAGGCTGAACGTCTGCCCGGTCACGTTCCCCCAGTAGTAGGAGAACGCCACGAGGTTGATGTTCGCGGCGTTGAGCATCAGTTCGACCGACATCAGGAACAGCAGGGCGTTTCGGCGCGTCAGCAGGCCGAACACGCCGATACAGAAGACGGCTGCCGACAGGATCAGGTACGCCTCCGGCGGTGCGAACATCAGTCGTCACCCCCGCGGAGGGTCTCCCTTATCTCCCGGCCGCCGTCGGTGAGTACGCCACCGATACCGTCTTCGCCCTCGCGCTTGGCGAGGAACACCGCGGCGTCGATCGCCACGTCGAGCGCGACCGCGATGAGCACGAACGCGACGACGAACCCCTCGGCGGAGACGAGCGTGGCGTCGATCGCCTCGATGTCGATGTTGAACATCGCGTAGCCGATGCTCGCGGTGATCGATGCGCCCTCGGGGAAGCCGGCCGCCTCCCCGAAGGAGGCACCGAGGAACACGACCGTCAGCACGGCGAACAGGGCGACGGCCGCGAGCCCCGGGACGAGATGTCCCCCGAGCTTCAGGCGCGGTCGCGATCCCGCGTCGCTCACGCGTCGCTCACCCCGAGTTGCTCCGGTTCTCCTTCCCTGCGCACCAGCATCACGGCGAACGTGATGAGTATCAGGACCCCGCCCACGTAGACGAGGATCTGCATGGCGGCAAGCAGTTCCGCCTGCAACATCACGTAATGCACCGCGACGCTGAGGAGCGCGGCCCCGAGGAGGAGTGCGGAGTGCCACACGTCCTCGACGAGCACCACGCCCAGACTGCTCCCCACCGTGACGATGGCGAACAGCGCGAACGCGATAGTCTCTACAACCATTACCCGACACTCCCGCCGGAGTCCGTTTGAAGCTTTCGAGAACGGTTTGCGCGTACGCGTGTGCGGGCGGTCGGAGCTCGCGGATCGGTAGCGACGCGACAGGTGCGAGATATCGGCGGAAGGACACCGGTACCGCCCGAATCGACGGCTACTGGTCGCCGGATCTCCAGCGGGTCGTCGCCCGATCGGAGCGATCCGGCCGACGCGGTCGCTGTCGAGTCGTCGAACGGGGTGGAGAACCCGAGCGCGTGGGACGGTCCCGACCGACCGGCGGTTACTGGTAGTCGATCTCGCCGTCCCCCTCGCCGATCCACGCGTCGCGGTCCGGCTCGCGGGAGTTGAGCGGGTCGATCCCCTTGTACCAGGGGACGTTCTTCAGCTGTTCTTTGTTGTAGACGAACTCGTCTTTGGTGTCGGCGGTGAACTCGAAGTTCTGCGTCAGCAGGATCGCGTCCACCGGACACACCTCCTCGCAGAGCCGGCAGTAGATGCACTGTCCGATGTGGAGGTTGTACTGTTCGCCGTTGCGCTGGTCGTCCTGGACGATCTGGATCGTGTCGTTCGGACAGACGTTCTCGCACTGGCGGCACCAGATGCACCGCTCCTGGGAGAACTTGTGGACCCCGCGGAACCGCGGGCTCACCTCGGGCGCGACGTCCGGGTACTCGACCGTGAACGTCTTGCCGTCCAGCGCGTGCTTCATCGTCGTCGCCATTCCTTTGAGTAGTCCGATCATGGTTACGCGAGCACCCCCACGATGACCGCTGTGAGGATCAGGTTCGCAAACGCGAGCACGAGCATCCCCTTCCAGCCGATCTCGATGAACTGGTCGACGCGCAGGCGCGGGACCGCCGAGCGCAGCCACTGGGTGAACAGGAAGAACGCCCAGATCTTCGCGGTGAACCAGACGATCCCCAGCACGGCCGGGCCGGGACCGGCCGGACCGCCGAGGAACAGCGTCGCCGCGATCGCGCCGCCCAGGAAGATGTGGATGAACTCGCCCAGGTAGATGAGCACGAAGTACACGGAGGAGTACTCCGTCTGGTAGCCGGCGACGATCTCCGTCGGTGCCTCGGGGATGTCGAAGGGGTTGCGGCCGACCTCGGCGACGTTCGCCACCACGAACAGCACGAACGCGAACGGGTTCACGAACGCGAACCACTGCGGGATCGTGACGCCCGCGACCGAGACCAGCGCCACCTGCTGTTGGGCGACGATCTCGCTCATCTGGAGCGTCCCCGTGAATAACACGACCGAGACGCCGGTGACGATGAGCGGGATCTCGTAGGCGATGTTCGACGCGACCGCGCGAAGGCCGCCCAGCAGGCTGTACTTGTTGTTCGACGCGTACCCCATCATGATCAGCCCCAGCGAGGCGATCGAGGAGGCGGCGAAGGCGAACGCCAGCCCCGTTTCGGGGTCGGCCAACTGCAGGCCGCTGCCCATCGGGATGACCGCGAAGCCGAGCAGCGCCGAGAACGGAATGAGGAGCGGCCCCAGGTCCCACGCGGGGCGGTCGACGCCCTCGGGGACGATCAGCTCCTTCGAGAGGAGCCGAACCGCGTCCGCGACGATGACGAACAGGCCGAACGGTCCGACCCGGTTGACCGCGATGCGGTCGGTGAACGCCGCCGTGATCTTCCGCTTGGCCCACGGGCCCGCGAAGGCCGTGTTGATGAGCAGGAAGTTGGCGATGAGGAACGCGCCGAGCAGCGCGCCGACCACGTCGGCCGCGAGGCCGCCGAACGGGAGGAGCCCGGCGATCGTGTCGGGGAGCATCCCCTGCTGGAGCGGGACCCCCCCGGTCATCTGTCCACCTCGCCGAGCACGATGTCCAGGCTACCGAGCGCGGCGACGAGGTCGGGCACGTACTCGCCCTCGGCCATCTCCGGCAGCGTCTGGAGGTTCGAGAAGCACGGCGACCGGATCTTGAACCGCGCCGGCTTGTCCGTGCCGTCCGAGCGCATGTAGATGCCGAGTTCGCCCTTCGCGCCCTCGACCGCGCGGTAGATCTCGGTGTCGTCCTCGGGCTTCAGCGTCCGCGGGACGTTGGCCTGGATGGTCCGGTCCTCCTCGGGCCAGTCCTCGAGCAGGTCGATACACTGCTCGATGATCTTCGCGGACTCCTCGACCTCGCGAAGCCGCACGAGCAGGCGGCTGTAGTTGTCGCAGCCGTCCTCGGTCACCACGTCCCAGTCGAGTTCGTCGTAGTAGCCGTACGGGTCGTCGCGGCGCAGGTCGTAGTCGACGCCGGACCCGCGGGCGACCGGGCCGGTCGCGCCGTAGTTCTTGGCGACCTCCGGCGGCAGCACGCCGGTGTCGATGGTCCGCATCTGGAGGATCTCGTTGCCCGAGATGAGGTCGTGGTACTCCTCCAGCGCCTCCGGGAGGTCCTCGAGGAAGTCGCGGGTTTTCTCGAAGAACTCCTCGCGGGGCTCGGGCAGGTCCCAGACGACCCCGCCGAGGCGGAAGTAGTTGAACATGAGCCGCTGGCCCGTGAGGTCCTCGAGGATGTTCTGGGCCTTCTCGCGGTCCCGGATCGCGTACATGAAGATGGCGGTGAAGTCGCCGTACACGTCGAGCGCGAACGTGCCGACCGCGAGCATGTGCGCGGCGATGCGGCACAGTTCCGCGCCCATCGTCCGGATGACCTGCGCGTACTCTGGCACCTCGATGTCGGCCATGTCCTCGGCCGCGCGCGCGTACGCCCACTCGTTGAGCAGGCCCGCCGAGATGTAGTCCCAGCGGTCGGGGTACGGCATGATCTGGTGGCGGTAGGTGCCGTTCTGACAGATCTGCTCCTCGCACCGGTGGAGGTAGCCGATGTCGCTTTCCACGTCGGCGACCTGCTCGCCGTCGAGCGTCGTCTCCAGGTGGAGCACGCCGTGGGTCGCGGGGTGGTGGGGACCGATGTTGAGGAACATCGTGTCCGTGTCGTCCTCCCCGCGGTGGTCCTCCTCCAGCGGGTTCGCGTTCTCGCGCAGCGGAACGACCTGCGGGCGGTCCTGGTCGTAGTCCGTCGCCAGCGGGTGGCCCTGCCACGTCTCGGGCAGGAGGATGCGGCGCAGATCGGGGTGGTCGTCGTAGTCGATGCCGACGAGGTCGTACGCCTCGCGCTCGTGCCAGTCGGCCGTCCGGAACACCGGCTCGGCCGACTCGCTGACCGGGTTCTCGCGGTCGGCGGGGACGACGACGCTGACCTCCTGGGTCGGGTCGTCGAACTTCTTCAGGTGGTAGATGGACTCGTAGCGGTCCTCGTACTCCTGTGCGGTGACACACGAGAGGTGGTCGTACCCCGCCTCGTTCTTCAGCGTCGAGAGCACGTCCTGCACGGCGTCCGGGCGGATCACGTAGCCGGGCGCGTTCAGGTGCTCCTCGCGGCCGATGACGTGATCGCCCAGCAGCTCGGCGAGCTCGTCGGGGGACTGTTCCTCGACCGGTGCCGGAACGTCCGGCTCGGGTTCTTCCAGACTCATGATCAGGGGGAGTCCGCCCAGTTGTACCGCATGACGAGGTCCTCCTCGTCGATCTCCTGTGCGAGGTGATCGACGATCTCGTCGCGGTCGAGGTCACCGAACTGTTCGAGCTCGTAGGGCTTCACCGTCACCGGCGAGGACTCGCCGTTGGCGATGCGCTCCTGGAGCTTCGCGACGCCGTACACCAGCGCCTCGGGGCGGGGCGGGCAGCCGGGGACGTGGATGTCCACCGGGATGACCTCCTCGGCACCCTTGATCACGTTGTACCCCTCCTGGAACGGGCCGCCGGAGATGGTGCACGAGCCCATGCCGATGACGAACTTCGGCTCGGGCATCTGGTCGTACACGCGCTTCATCCGCGGCGCGAACTTCGAGACGATCGTTCCGGGAACGATGATCACGTCCGCCTGTCGCGGCGACGCGCGGGGGACGCCCGCGGCGAAGCGGTCGAGGTCGTGTTTGACCGCGTACGTGTGCATCATCTCGATGCTGCAGCAGGCGATGCCGAACTGCAGCATGAACATCGAGGAGCCCCGCACCCAGTTCATGAACTTGTCGAACTTGGTGAGGATGAACGGCGAGGAGCCGAACGCCTCGCGCAGCTTCGAGTTGAAGCGGTTGTCCTCGCCCGTCATCCGGGCGTCCCGGGTGTCGGTCAGTACCTGGCTGTCGTCCGTGACGAACGGTCTGTTGTCGCTACTCATTGTCGGGAACGCTCCGTCTTCTGTCTCGCCGCACGCGGGCTGGAGGCCCACTTCACGGCGCCCTGCCGCCACGCCCAGACGAGTCCCACGACGAGCACGCCGATGAAGATCAACATCGGGAGCAACACCGTCGTGAGGCCGACCCCCGCCTCGAGGGCGGGCTGATAGATCACGGCCCACGGGAAGATCAGGACGGTCTCGATGTCGAACACGACGAACAGCAGCGCAACCATGTAGTACTGGATGTTGAACTGGATGCCCGTCGCCGATCCCGTCGGAACCTCACCGGACTCGTAGGTGGCGCTTTTGCCTTGTTCCGGCACGCTCGGACGGAGGATCGCGGACACCGCCATCATCCCGAGCGGGATGCCCACGCCCATCACCGCCAACGCGCCGATCGCTATCCATGGATTCATACCGGGTTCTCCGTATCGTACGTCGGTTTGGAGCCCCCACACATAAGCGCTTCACTTGCACGTGCACGCGCGGAGCGGCCCGGAGGCCGCAGAGTGCTCACTCTCCGCCGTCGCGCGACGCGCGGAAGCCGGCGACGCCGAGGTCGTGGAGCTCGGCAGAGACGTCCGCGACGCCGCCCTTGAGGTCCTCGTGGTACTCGACGAGTCGTTCCTCGACGGCGTCGTGCTCCCTGGCGAGCACCTGCGCGGCCGACAGCGCCGCGTTGAACGACTTGCCGGCGTCAACGGCGACGATGGGCGCGCCCGTCGGCATCCCGATCACCGAGTCGACCGACTTCTCCTGGACGGGGACGCCGACGACGGGGATCGGGTACGCGAGGCTCGCGGTCATGTTCGGCAGGTCCGCGGACTTGCCGCCCGCACCGGCGACGATCACGTCGAGGCCGCGGTCGTCGGCGGTCTCGCCGTACGCGTACAGCAGCTCGGGCGTCCGGTGGGCGGAGACGACGTACGTCTCGTAGGTGAACCGCGCCTCCGGCGGGTCGCGGAAGTCGGTCTGCTCGGCGAACCCCAGTTCGTCGAGGGCGTCGAACGCGCCCTGCATGGTGTCGAGGTCCGAGTCCGACCCCATGATGACGCCCACGTCGGGCGTCGCGTCGGGGTCGGCGTCGCTGTTCGCCTCCGATTCGAGTCGGTCGATGAGGTCCTGAACGGTTGTCATGGTCCGTGAGTTCGGTCGGCTCGGTGGGCGATCACTCGAAGGTGAGTCCGTCCCGCAGGTCGCGGGCGCGGACGAGCAGGTCGTCGCGGTCGGCGTCGGTCGCCGAGAGGGTTACGTGGCCCATCTTGCGCAGCGGGCGGGCCTCGCGTTTGCCGTACCAATGGAGGTGCGCGTCGCCGGCGGCGAGCACGTCGCCGACGCCCGACAGCGACGCGGGGACAGGTTCCGGAACGTCGCCGAGGACGTTCGCCATCACGGTCGGCGCGCGCGCCGCAGCCGACCCGAGGGGCCACCCGAGGACGGCGCGGACGTGCTGTTCGAACTGCGAGGTCGTCGCCCCCTCGATGCTCCAGTGGCCGGAGTTGTGCGGGCGCGGGGCGACCTCGTTCACCAGCGTCTCGCCGTCCGCGGTCTCGAACAGCTCCACGGCGAACACGCCGCGACCGTCGAGCGGTTCGAGGGTGTCGAGAGCGACCTCTCGAGCGCGCTCGGCGACGGCCTCGGAGCACCTGGCGGGCGCGACCGTCTCGCGGAGGATCTCCTCGCGGTGGACGTTCTCGACGACGGGGAACGCCCGACGGTCGCCGTCGCCGCGGGCGGCCACGATCGAGAGCTCCCGCTCGAAGTCGATCAGCTCCTCGGCCATCGCGCCGCCGTCGCCCGCGCCGACCTCCGCGAGTTTCGCCTCGTAGTCGTCGCCCGGCTCGACCGGGAGGTTGCCGCGGCCGTCGTAGCCGCCGGTACGGGCCTTCAGCATACAGCCGTCGAAGCGCTCGACCGCGTCGGCGAGGTCGTCGGTGTCGTCGACGGCGACGAACTCCGGGACGGGGATCCCGGCGTCCGCGAACGCCCGCTTTTGCACGAGCTTGTCCCGGATCGTCCGCAGCGCGTCCGGCGAGGGGTGAACCGGCACGTCGTACTCCTCGCCGACCGTCTCCAGCACGTCGGGGTCGGCGAGTTCGATCTCCAGCGTCAGCGCGTCGGATCGGTCGGCCAGTTCACGGACCGCGTCGGGGTCGTCGAACGATCCCTCGATCTGCTCGGCGACCCGTGAGGCGGGGCAGTCGGGCGTCGGGTCGAGCACGACCACGTCGACGCCCAGGGGCGAGGCGGCCTCCGCGAGCATGCGGCCGAGTTGTCCGCCGCCGACGACGCCGAGCGTCGGTCCGGGACAGGTCGGTGTCACGGCCGGCGGTTCGGCAGGTCCGCGAATAAATCTTGCCTCATGCGTGAAGAGTGATCCACGTATGTGAAGTTCCGAGAGGAAGAGTGGAGCGCGGTCAGGGGTCCGATTCGGCCTCAAGTTCGTACGCCCGTTCGAGTTCCTCCTCGTCGATGAACACGACGATCCGCTCGGTCCACAGCCGGAAGGCGTACTCCCGCGACTCGTAGCCGTCGAGGCGTTGCTCCAGCTCGTCGGCGTCGTCGGGTTTGGCGAACACGACCGGCGGCATCTCCTCCGGGAGGCCGTCGAACCGAGCGCTGGGCGGGGTCGAAGTCTGCTCGGCGTCGGCCAGCTCGAGGTACCACGGCGTCGGCAGCCGCGAGTGCCAACTCGGCCCGCCGGGCGGCATCCGCTCGACGCTCGACTCGTCCTCGACGTACAGCCGGGTCCCGCGCGGCGTGTCGGTCCCCACCCACAGCACGTCGGTGCCCTCGTGGTTGCGGGCGATCACCTGGGCGTCGCGGAGGGCGTCCTTGTAGTCGTTCTCGGGCTGTGCCCACTGGAGCACCTGCTTGTCCTCCTCGGCCGCCGAGTTCCAGTAGTCCGCCGTGGGGGCTGCGACGCCCGCGACCGCGGCGAACACGATCAGCCCCGCGATGATGACCGTCTCGACGTCCTCGCG
This window encodes:
- a CDS encoding 5-(carboxyamino)imidazole ribonucleotide synthase: MTPTCPGPTLGVVGGGQLGRMLAEAASPLGVDVVVLDPTPDCPASRVAEQIEGSFDDPDAVRELADRSDALTLEIELADPDVLETVGEEYDVPVHPSPDALRTIRDKLVQKRAFADAGIPVPEFVAVDDTDDLADAVERFDGCMLKARTGGYDGRGNLPVEPGDDYEAKLAEVGAGDGGAMAEELIDFERELSIVAARGDGDRRAFPVVENVHREEILRETVAPARCSEAVAERAREVALDTLEPLDGRGVFAVELFETADGETLVNEVAPRPHNSGHWSIEGATTSQFEQHVRAVLGWPLGSAAARAPTVMANVLGDVPEPVPASLSGVGDVLAAGDAHLHWYGKREARPLRKMGHVTLSATDADRDDLLVRARDLRDGLTFE
- the purE gene encoding 5-(carboxyamino)imidazole ribonucleotide mutase; this translates as MTTVQDLIDRLESEANSDADPDATPDVGVIMGSDSDLDTMQGAFDALDELGFAEQTDFRDPPEARFTYETYVVSAHRTPELLYAYGETADDRGLDVIVAGAGGKSADLPNMTASLAYPIPVVGVPVQEKSVDSVIGMPTGAPIVAVDAGKSFNAALSAAQVLAREHDAVEERLVEYHEDLKGGVADVSAELHDLGVAGFRASRDGGE